Proteins from a single region of Hyphomicrobiales bacterium 4NK60-0047b:
- a CDS encoding VWA domain-containing protein, with protein MLRGNDNSDSNLSLNHYQVETLVHNFSQTLRRSGFLVGVKETSDAIKSLNSFDILNKEIFFSVLRSALVSNKNEWGKFTVYFDAFWKDHISSEMKVTSNISKSKSEKPPIQQETDSSQSKKNTLSDEVEDQSGEGEDAAGQSSNLSGASSAENLETIDINNITDPNDLEEILQLTDRLARNIRYKLSRRKVLSNKKKEIYIRKVLHKSVATGGVPINLVHKAPKKRPFKLVILLDVSGSMDNYSQFFMRFMYGLLGSFKKADAFIFHTKLVQITSLLQDRNPIKVMERMSLIAQGWSGGTKIGSAIELLNKEFSKGVITSRTMVIIVSDGYDTGKPELLASEMHRLKRKVKRIVWLNPMLGWERYEPTSAAMNATLPFIDLFASAHNLQSLVALEPEFARI; from the coding sequence ATGTTAAGAGGTAATGACAATTCTGACAGCAATTTAAGCCTTAATCACTACCAGGTGGAAACTCTTGTCCATAACTTTTCTCAAACTTTGAGAAGAAGTGGTTTTCTTGTTGGTGTTAAAGAGACTTCAGATGCCATTAAATCTCTAAACAGTTTTGATATTTTAAATAAAGAAATTTTCTTTTCAGTTTTACGAAGTGCACTTGTTTCAAATAAAAATGAGTGGGGTAAATTTACTGTATATTTTGATGCGTTTTGGAAAGATCATATCTCTTCTGAAATGAAGGTTACCTCCAATATAAGTAAATCCAAATCAGAAAAACCGCCTATCCAACAAGAGACGGATAGCTCTCAGTCGAAAAAAAACACCCTATCAGATGAAGTTGAAGATCAATCCGGAGAGGGAGAAGATGCGGCTGGTCAAAGTAGTAATTTAAGCGGTGCCTCTTCTGCAGAAAACTTAGAGACAATTGATATAAATAACATTACTGACCCTAATGATTTAGAAGAAATCCTTCAACTCACAGATCGTCTTGCTCGAAATATTAGGTATAAGCTTTCACGAAGAAAAGTACTCTCAAATAAAAAGAAAGAAATCTATATACGAAAGGTTCTTCATAAGAGTGTTGCAACGGGCGGGGTGCCAATTAATCTAGTTCATAAAGCTCCTAAGAAGAGACCATTTAAGCTGGTCATTCTCTTGGATGTTTCAGGCTCTATGGATAATTATTCGCAATTCTTTATGCGGTTTATGTATGGTTTGTTGGGGTCATTTAAAAAAGCTGATGCTTTTATTTTTCATACAAAACTGGTTCAAATAACGAGCCTTCTGCAAGACAGAAATCCTATCAAAGTAATGGAGCGTATGTCTCTTATTGCTCAAGGCTGGTCAGGCGGTACCAAAATAGGCTCTGCTATAGAGCTGTTAAATAAAGAGTTTTCTAAAGGTGTTATCACTTCGAGAACGATGGTGATTATCGTAAGCGATGGTTACGACACAGGAAAACCAGAATTGCTTGCATCCGAAATGCATCGCCTAAAGCGTAAGGTTAAGCGTATTGTTTGGCTAAATCCTATGTTGGGGTGGGAGAGATATGAACCAACTTCAGCAGCAATGAATGCCACACTTCCCTTTATTGATTTATTTGCATCAGCCCATAACCTTCAAAGTTTGGTTGCCTTAGAACCTGAATTTGCGAGGATCTAA
- a CDS encoding MoxR family ATPase: protein MKQNTEIQADLASTGYIADKSLVMAIKMMNILKRPLLLEGDAGVGKTHLAKSIAQANKSELLRLQCYEGLDSASAIYEWNYQKQLLSAKLLEDSDLDTKQKQDHIFSEEFLLQRPLLKAIQSTEQSVLLIDEIDRADEEFEAFLLEVLSDYEISIPELGTVKAKSIPIVILTSNGTRELSDALRRRCLFHYLDYPDETTEIRILQSHIKEIDINLASQIVRFVQKLRLEDIEKKPGIAETIDWAGVLLGLEVSDLKQDSEQLYQTLCCLLKTKVDRSQYPVEIVEKFVGKVA from the coding sequence ATGAAACAAAATACTGAAATACAAGCTGATTTAGCTTCGACAGGATATATTGCAGATAAGTCGCTTGTTATGGCGATTAAGATGATGAATATTCTTAAACGACCTTTATTACTTGAGGGAGATGCTGGAGTTGGTAAAACTCACTTAGCTAAGAGTATTGCTCAAGCCAATAAAAGTGAATTGCTTCGTTTGCAATGTTATGAAGGGCTTGATAGTGCCTCGGCAATTTATGAATGGAATTATCAAAAGCAACTTCTATCAGCTAAATTATTAGAAGACAGTGATCTTGATACTAAGCAAAAACAAGATCATATCTTTAGTGAAGAGTTTCTCTTACAAAGACCGCTACTTAAAGCCATTCAATCAACTGAGCAATCAGTTTTATTGATTGATGAAATTGATCGTGCTGATGAAGAGTTTGAAGCTTTCCTACTTGAAGTTTTATCCGATTATGAAATTTCTATTCCTGAGCTTGGTACTGTAAAGGCCAAATCAATTCCAATCGTTATTTTAACATCGAATGGAACGCGTGAGCTATCTGATGCTTTGCGCCGGCGCTGCCTTTTTCATTATCTTGATTATCCAGATGAGACAACAGAGATTAGAATCCTGCAATCTCATATAAAAGAGATCGATATCAATTTGGCATCACAGATTGTTCGATTTGTGCAAAAGCTACGTCTTGAAGATATTGAAAAAAAGCCAGGAATTGCTGAGACAATTGATTGGGCTGGAGTTCTATTAGGATTAGAAGTATCTGATCTGAAACAAGATTCTGAGCAACTCTATCAGACATTATGTTGTCTCTTAAAAACTAAAGTTGATCGTTCCCAATACCCTGTAGAAATTGTTGAAAAATTTGTTGGGAAAGTTGCTTAG
- a CDS encoding aerobic carbon-monoxide dehydrogenase large subunit → MNIEVTKEEREAALEGIGCSRKRVEDVRFTQGAGNYVDDIKLPGMVYGDFVRSTVPHGRIKNINKEAALALPGVIAVITAEDLIPLNLHYMPTLAGDVQAVLAHEKVLFQEQEVAFVVAETRYIAADAIELVEIEYEDLPPLVDPFKALDADAPVLREDIKDQKEGAHGARKHHNHIFNWQVGDKESTDSAFDTSEVSVKEMLTYHRVHPCPLETASSLAYMDKIKGELTLWGTFQAPHVVRTVAALLTPIPEHKIRVIAPDIGGGFGGKVGIYPGYVLSVVASIVTGLPVKWVEDRIENLATTAFARDYHMTGELAATKDGKITALRCHVLADHGAFDACADPTKFPAGMFHICTGSYDIPTAHVSVDGVYTNKAPGGVSYRCSFRVTEAAYMIERMIDVLAQKLNMDPAELRLKNFIQPEQFPYNSALGWEYDSGNYPVAMNKALQAVGYDQLRAEQAQKAEAFKNGTGRDLLGIGISFFTEVVGAGPSKNCDILGIGMFDSCEIRIHPTGDAIARLGTKSQGQGHETTYAQILSSEIGIPASGITIEEGDTDTAPYGLGTYGSRSTPVAGAACAKAAQKIKEKSKKIAAHLLEVSEHDLEWDVDRFLVKGNPDKSADMKAIAWAAYNNVPDGMEMGLEAVNYYDPPNFTFPFGAYICVADINVDTGLTKIRKFYALDDCGTRINPMIIDGQVHGGLTEAFAIAMGQLIDYDEHGNVKGASLMDYFLPTAVETPTWETDYTVTPSPHHPIGAKGVGESPNVGGVPAFSNAINDAFRAFGGIHTQMPHTAPNVWAYAKQLGLQR, encoded by the coding sequence ATGAATATCGAAGTAACAAAAGAAGAAAGAGAAGCTGCTTTAGAAGGTATTGGTTGTTCTCGAAAAAGAGTAGAAGATGTTCGCTTCACTCAAGGTGCTGGTAATTATGTTGATGATATTAAATTGCCAGGCATGGTCTATGGTGACTTTGTTCGAAGCACAGTTCCGCATGGACGAATTAAAAACATTAATAAAGAAGCCGCTTTAGCATTACCAGGTGTGATTGCTGTTATTACAGCTGAAGACTTAATTCCTTTAAACTTACATTATATGCCAACTTTAGCTGGTGACGTTCAAGCTGTTTTAGCTCATGAGAAAGTTCTTTTTCAGGAACAAGAAGTTGCTTTCGTTGTAGCTGAGACCAGGTACATTGCGGCTGACGCAATTGAATTAGTTGAAATTGAATATGAAGATCTGCCTCCTTTAGTTGATCCATTTAAAGCTTTGGATGCTGATGCTCCTGTCTTGCGGGAAGATATTAAGGATCAAAAAGAAGGCGCCCACGGTGCACGTAAACACCATAACCATATTTTCAATTGGCAGGTTGGTGATAAAGAAAGTACTGACAGTGCCTTTGATACATCAGAAGTATCAGTAAAAGAAATGCTTACTTATCACCGGGTTCACCCTTGTCCACTAGAGACAGCTAGTTCGCTGGCATATATGGATAAAATTAAAGGTGAGCTTACTCTATGGGGAACCTTTCAAGCACCTCATGTTGTGAGAACGGTAGCAGCTTTGCTTACTCCAATTCCGGAACATAAAATCCGGGTCATTGCACCAGATATTGGTGGTGGTTTTGGTGGTAAAGTTGGTATTTATCCCGGCTATGTTTTGTCTGTAGTTGCTTCAATTGTTACCGGCCTTCCAGTTAAATGGGTTGAAGACCGTATTGAAAATTTAGCAACAACTGCTTTTGCTCGTGACTATCATATGACGGGCGAATTGGCTGCGACGAAAGACGGTAAGATTACAGCGCTGCGTTGTCATGTGTTAGCTGACCATGGTGCTTTTGATGCTTGTGCAGATCCTACCAAGTTTCCCGCTGGCATGTTTCACATTTGCACAGGGTCTTATGACATTCCAACTGCTCATGTTTCTGTAGATGGTGTTTACACGAATAAGGCCCCTGGTGGTGTATCTTATCGTTGTTCTTTCCGTGTTACGGAAGCTGCTTATATGATTGAAAGGATGATTGATGTTCTAGCTCAGAAGCTAAACATGGATCCAGCAGAATTAAGGTTGAAAAACTTTATTCAACCTGAGCAATTTCCATATAACTCAGCCCTTGGATGGGAATATGATAGTGGCAACTATCCTGTTGCGATGAACAAGGCTCTTCAAGCGGTTGGATATGATCAATTAAGAGCAGAACAAGCGCAAAAAGCAGAAGCCTTTAAAAATGGAACAGGTAGAGACTTACTTGGTATCGGTATCTCTTTCTTTACAGAGGTTGTTGGTGCTGGTCCTTCTAAAAATTGTGACATTCTTGGTATTGGTATGTTTGATTCTTGTGAAATTCGTATTCACCCAACGGGTGACGCGATTGCTCGCTTGGGTACGAAGTCTCAAGGCCAGGGTCATGAAACAACATACGCACAAATTCTTTCAAGTGAAATTGGTATTCCAGCTTCTGGAATAACGATTGAAGAAGGTGATACTGATACTGCACCATATGGTCTTGGTACCTATGGGTCTAGATCGACACCTGTTGCTGGTGCAGCTTGTGCTAAAGCGGCTCAAAAAATCAAAGAAAAGTCGAAAAAAATAGCGGCTCATTTGCTTGAAGTTTCTGAACATGATTTGGAATGGGATGTTGACCGTTTTCTAGTCAAAGGAAACCCAGACAAATCGGCAGACATGAAAGCAATTGCGTGGGCTGCCTATAACAATGTTCCTGATGGTATGGAAATGGGATTGGAGGCTGTAAATTATTATGACCCTCCTAACTTCACTTTCCCATTTGGTGCTTATATCTGTGTTGCCGATATTAATGTTGATACCGGCTTAACCAAGATACGCAAATTTTATGCGTTAGATGATTGTGGCACACGTATCAATCCTATGATTATTGATGGACAAGTTCATGGTGGTCTAACGGAAGCATTTGCCATCGCAATGGGGCAGCTCATTGACTATGACGAGCATGGTAATGTGAAGGGCGCTAGCCTTATGGATTACTTCTTACCAACCGCAGTTGAAACCCCGACATGGGAAACAGATTACACTGTAACTCCAAGTCCGCATCACCCTATTGGTGCAAAGGGTGTTGGTGAGAGCCCTAACGTTGGTGGCGTACCAGCATTCTCAAACGCCATTAATGATGCATTTAGAGCTTTTGGAGGTATTCATACTCAAATGCCTCATACGGCTCCAAATGTTTGGGCATATGCAAAGCAACTTGGTTTGCAAAGATAA
- a CDS encoding (2Fe-2S)-binding protein produces the protein MKKEYNLTINGREVSVQAEPRTLLIHLLRDDLDITGPHIGCDTTHCGACTVDVDGRSVKACTVFAAQVDGANITTIEGIADDDGTLHAIQAAFMEKHGLQCGFCTPGMITRAYRLLKENPNPTEEEIRWGISGNLCRCTGYQNIVLAIRHAAETINAKEAAE, from the coding sequence ATGAAAAAAGAATATAATCTTACCATTAATGGCAGGGAAGTAAGCGTTCAGGCCGAGCCACGTACTTTATTAATACATCTATTGAGAGATGACCTTGATATTACAGGGCCGCACATTGGATGTGACACCACTCATTGTGGAGCATGTACTGTTGATGTTGATGGTCGCTCAGTAAAGGCCTGTACTGTTTTTGCAGCTCAGGTTGATGGAGCGAATATCACGACAATTGAAGGCATTGCCGATGATGATGGCACTCTTCATGCCATTCAAGCCGCGTTTATGGAAAAACATGGGCTTCAATGCGGCTTTTGTACACCAGGAATGATTACGCGCGCTTATCGATTGCTTAAGGAAAACCCAAACCCGACTGAAGAAGAAATCCGTTGGGGTATTTCGGGTAACCTGTGCCGTTGTACTGGTTATCAGAATATCGTTCTCGCAATCCGTCATGCTGCGGAAACAATAAATGCCAAGGAGGCAGCAGAATGA
- a CDS encoding xanthine dehydrogenase family protein subunit M, protein MIPGSFEYHRPQSKAEAFSLLEKFGDEGRILAGGHSLIPMMKLRMAVPENIIDIQSLADLKGISISSNTIEIGALTTQHEIIHSKELEAVCPILKEAALLIADPQIRYCGTIGGNVANGDPGNDMPALMQCLNAKFIMENASGEREVSAREFYHAAYFTALEEGEIVTKVSIPVPDSSSGYAYEKMKRKVGDYATAASAVLLTLNGNECTSASIALTNVADIPLFAEEASSMLIGAPLGNRGANAEDVINKAIESLEAICEPASDARGSAEYRTKMAGQMTRQAIKSALSRAQS, encoded by the coding sequence GTGATTCCAGGGTCATTTGAATACCATCGCCCCCAATCAAAAGCTGAAGCATTTTCGCTATTAGAAAAATTTGGAGATGAAGGGCGTATTTTAGCTGGTGGTCATAGCTTGATTCCTATGATGAAGCTACGTATGGCGGTGCCAGAGAATATTATAGATATCCAAAGCCTAGCTGATTTAAAAGGAATTTCCATTTCCTCTAATACTATAGAAATTGGCGCTCTTACAACACAGCACGAGATTATACATTCTAAAGAATTAGAAGCTGTTTGTCCTATCCTAAAAGAAGCTGCTTTATTAATAGCAGACCCCCAAATTAGATATTGTGGAACCATCGGCGGGAATGTTGCCAACGGTGATCCTGGCAATGATATGCCAGCACTTATGCAGTGTCTCAATGCAAAATTTATCATGGAAAATGCTTCTGGTGAACGTGAAGTCTCTGCCAGGGAGTTTTATCACGCTGCATATTTTACAGCATTAGAAGAAGGTGAGATCGTTACGAAAGTTTCAATTCCCGTGCCGGATAGTTCTTCAGGTTATGCATATGAAAAAATGAAGCGAAAAGTTGGAGACTATGCAACTGCCGCATCTGCAGTACTCCTAACATTGAATGGTAATGAATGCACCTCAGCTTCCATAGCGCTTACCAATGTTGCCGATATTCCTCTTTTTGCTGAAGAAGCATCTTCAATGCTTATCGGAGCACCTCTAGGGAACCGGGGGGCTAATGCTGAAGACGTCATTAACAAAGCAATTGAAAGTTTAGAGGCGATTTGTGAGCCGGCTTCGGATGCTCGTGGGTCAGCGGAATATAGAACGAAAATGGCTGGGCAAATGACACGGCAGGCCATTAAATCGGCTCTTAGTCGCGCTCAATCTTAG
- a CDS encoding iron-sulfur cluster assembly scaffold protein, which yields MPYSSKKHLAEDQSRNVNLSLQKIYSDQVKDLSMNIPLLGRLEKADCFAHARSRICGSSVSVELKVLEDEIIDFRQIVRACLLGNCSASIFARNVIGSSFSEVSVLYEQVRNMLLNGDKMPSGKWADYEILSSARMEKSRHASILLVIEATLNALEKR from the coding sequence ATGCCTTATAGTTCGAAAAAACATTTAGCAGAAGATCAATCAAGGAATGTAAATTTATCTTTACAGAAAATTTATAGTGACCAAGTGAAAGATCTATCAATGAACATTCCTTTGTTGGGTCGGTTAGAAAAAGCAGATTGTTTTGCACATGCGCGTTCTAGGATTTGCGGTTCATCTGTTAGTGTTGAACTCAAAGTTTTAGAAGATGAAATTATTGATTTCAGGCAAATTGTTAGAGCTTGTTTACTGGGTAATTGCTCGGCCTCTATCTTTGCTCGCAATGTTATAGGGTCTTCATTTTCTGAGGTTTCAGTTCTCTATGAGCAGGTTAGAAATATGTTATTGAACGGTGATAAAATGCCATCAGGAAAGTGGGCTGATTATGAAATTCTAAGCTCTGCTAGAATGGAGAAGTCACGTCATGCTTCAATTTTACTTGTTATTGAAGCGACTTTAAATGCTTTAGAAAAACGTTAG
- a CDS encoding XdhC family protein, giving the protein MKRTVLKELLEAQNLRKQVVVLTKVQSGYQELVYTTDQNYSVEGVEQYIAEVFSSGENRFVEIEGEEIFLQVYNPHKQLIIIGAVHISQKLVPLARLSGYECIIIDPRDAFANDNRFSGVTVVNEWPQDVLFNYVLDDWTAFVSVTHDPKIDDPALMHSLKSKCFYIGALGSKKTHSKRRIRFLEAGVEESHLDLIHAPIGLDIHARGPAEISLSIMAEMTACFWQSRGVT; this is encoded by the coding sequence ATGAAGCGGACTGTTCTTAAAGAATTATTAGAGGCGCAAAACTTAAGAAAACAGGTTGTCGTTTTAACTAAAGTCCAGTCTGGTTATCAGGAACTTGTTTATACTACAGATCAAAATTACTCTGTTGAAGGAGTTGAGCAATATATTGCTGAAGTTTTTTCGAGTGGGGAGAATAGGTTTGTTGAAATTGAGGGCGAGGAGATCTTTTTACAGGTCTATAATCCTCATAAACAACTAATCATAATTGGCGCCGTTCATATTTCACAGAAACTGGTGCCTTTGGCGCGTCTTTCTGGATATGAATGCATCATCATTGATCCTAGGGATGCTTTTGCCAATGATAATCGTTTCTCAGGCGTCACGGTGGTTAATGAGTGGCCACAAGATGTTTTGTTCAACTATGTTTTGGATGATTGGACGGCTTTTGTTTCTGTTACGCATGATCCCAAAATTGATGACCCGGCACTTATGCATTCTTTAAAGAGTAAATGTTTTTACATAGGAGCATTAGGGAGTAAGAAAACACATTCTAAACGACGTATTCGTTTTCTTGAAGCTGGGGTCGAAGAAAGTCATTTAGATTTAATTCATGCTCCTATTGGTCTGGATATTCATGCCAGAGGTCCTGCTGAAATTAGTCTTTCAATTATGGCTGAAATGACCGCTTGCTTTTGGCAAAGCAGAGGTGTGACATAA
- a CDS encoding XdhC family protein has translation MVEILKLAQEWSKAKRQLAIATVISTWGSAPMPSGSQLLIDSEGNFEGSVSGGCVEGAVIHEAFEVIETGIPKVLEYQVVDDDAFEVGLACGGDIRIYLEPVE, from the coding sequence ATGGTAGAGATTTTAAAGCTTGCTCAGGAGTGGTCAAAAGCAAAAAGACAGCTCGCGATTGCAACGGTTATATCGACCTGGGGGTCTGCTCCTATGCCAAGTGGCAGCCAATTACTTATAGATAGTGAAGGTAATTTTGAGGGCTCTGTATCAGGCGGTTGTGTCGAAGGCGCTGTTATTCATGAGGCATTTGAAGTCATCGAAACAGGAATTCCTAAAGTTTTAGAGTATCAGGTTGTTGATGATGACGCATTTGAAGTTGGATTGGCTTGCGGCGGTGATATACGAATTTATCTTGAGCCTGTGGAGTGA
- a CDS encoding outer membrane beta-barrel protein has product MSAIGSNKAIAGDSFFSELSEEKKYNWIVRARLLGIYPSDDSTALNPVSTALGGPATLSAKDWYIPELDITYMVTKHIGVELILGVSQHDISSKGTLAPLAPGVVADTWLLPPTVLLQYHFNPDGKFRPYVGVGLNITFAFDEDVKPVLTAGTGLTSVEIDTSVGIALQAGFDYEINEKWFFNVDAKWIHMEPDVTLRGGALGTQKLEAEINPFVIGVGLGMRF; this is encoded by the coding sequence ATGTCAGCTATTGGCTCTAACAAAGCCATTGCAGGGGATAGTTTTTTTTCTGAATTAAGCGAGGAAAAAAAATACAACTGGATAGTGCGTGCAAGACTGTTAGGAATTTATCCATCAGACGACAGTACTGCTTTAAATCCAGTCTCTACTGCATTAGGTGGCCCAGCAACATTAAGTGCAAAAGATTGGTATATTCCTGAATTAGATATCACTTATATGGTTACGAAACATATTGGTGTTGAATTAATCTTAGGTGTATCCCAACATGATATATCATCTAAAGGAACTTTGGCTCCTTTAGCACCTGGTGTTGTCGCTGATACGTGGCTTCTTCCACCTACGGTTCTACTGCAATATCATTTTAATCCAGATGGTAAATTCAGACCTTATGTTGGCGTTGGTCTAAACATCACTTTTGCATTCGATGAAGATGTTAAACCAGTTCTAACTGCTGGCACAGGTTTAACAAGCGTCGAAATAGATACATCTGTAGGCATAGCTTTACAAGCTGGTTTTGATTACGAAATCAATGAAAAATGGTTCTTTAATGTTGATGCGAAATGGATCCACATGGAGCCAGATGTAACATTAAGAGGTGGGGCTTTAGGGACTCAAAAACTCGAGGCAGAGATAAACCCATTTGTTATCGGTGTTGGTTTAGGTATGAGATTTTAA
- a CDS encoding extracellular solute-binding protein: MPQILSVVSFCIISFFYFANSFTGQSHPSLRLQSTTTTYDSGFLNYLLPIYEKKTGIRIYPIISGSGRALLNAKNGDCDLVLLHSKQDEIEFIKNGYGVKRYDLMYNDFVLVGPLNDPAKIKNSKNIISAFQKIADQKSLFISRGDESGTHKKELSIWHSTPQSNLINKQWYFEAGTGMGATLNIAIAKNAYVLSDRATWETFKNKSNHTILFQGDNLLFNQYGVILLKHTNPKVTLVAFQFIKWMIGKEGQSIIEQYKINEKQLFFPNALSPKKIKIHER; the protein is encoded by the coding sequence ATGCCTCAAATTCTAAGTGTTGTTTCATTCTGTATTATCTCATTTTTTTATTTTGCGAACTCATTTACTGGGCAATCCCATCCATCGCTTAGGCTTCAATCAACCACAACCACATATGACTCAGGGTTTTTAAATTACCTCTTACCCATATATGAAAAAAAAACTGGTATCAGAATTTATCCTATAATTTCTGGGTCTGGACGTGCCTTATTAAATGCAAAAAATGGAGATTGTGATCTTGTTCTCTTGCATTCGAAGCAAGATGAGATTGAATTTATTAAAAATGGATATGGCGTAAAAAGGTACGATTTAATGTATAATGATTTCGTACTAGTTGGCCCATTAAACGACCCTGCAAAAATAAAAAATTCCAAAAACATTATCTCTGCATTTCAAAAAATAGCAGATCAAAAAAGTCTGTTTATTTCCAGGGGTGATGAAAGTGGTACCCATAAAAAAGAACTTTCAATTTGGCATTCGACACCTCAATCCAATCTAATAAATAAACAATGGTATTTTGAAGCCGGAACAGGAATGGGAGCAACACTAAATATCGCAATTGCAAAAAACGCTTATGTATTATCAGATAGAGCAACATGGGAAACGTTCAAAAACAAATCAAACCATACAATATTATTTCAAGGAGATAATCTCTTATTCAACCAATATGGAGTGATCTTACTCAAACATACCAACCCAAAGGTAACATTAGTCGCTTTTCAATTTATAAAATGGATGATTGGTAAAGAGGGTCAAAGCATAATTGAACAATACAAAATAAATGAGAAACAATTGTTTTTCCCTAATGCATTAAGTCCCAAAAAGATAAAAATTCATGAGCGATAA
- a CDS encoding methyl-accepting chemotaxis protein: MKKTQTVLPSDDLNNLRENYSKLFIPFLWLNVATVILVSWLNNHHLIFVTSLLATFTALVPTISWYRNRVKPITRYLSAAALAGLVALMLVSLEGNSLQIDIHMYFFATLAILAGWCDWRSILINATIVAIHHVLLSYIYPVAIFPTDASILRVLLHAVILIIETAAIIWIIHQLNSSVENAAKSAKEAQQSQKQAELLSKKQQDNHESEISRQEEVKNAIFQFKDNIQEVLNTVRHTTKTLDDTAHSLNNIATSTSEEVLSADETTSKALNSVQVVASASEELSSSINEISSQIQTTQGIVSKATSNAQTANSKINGLAETAQKIGEVINLISEIAEQTNLLALNATIEAARAGDAGNGFAVVAQEVKSLATQTSRSAEEISLQISEIQSATAEAVNAIKEITENMIEVNEYTSSVSNSIEQQNIATEEISQSIHSAAQNTEEITENIKNVSSSVTQTNRSAKDVLSSSEKTNEETNALNKTIDDFLSKIEAA, translated from the coding sequence ATGAAGAAAACACAAACAGTCCTTCCCAGTGACGATTTAAATAATCTTAGAGAAAATTACAGCAAGTTATTCATACCTTTTTTATGGCTAAATGTTGCGACAGTTATTTTAGTAAGCTGGCTGAACAACCATCATCTAATTTTTGTTACAAGTCTATTAGCAACCTTCACAGCACTAGTCCCAACAATTTCCTGGTACAGAAATAGAGTAAAACCGATAACTCGCTATCTCTCAGCTGCCGCCCTCGCGGGACTAGTCGCACTTATGTTAGTGAGTTTAGAAGGCAATTCTCTGCAAATTGATATACATATGTATTTCTTTGCAACACTAGCTATACTGGCTGGATGGTGTGATTGGAGGTCCATACTAATCAATGCAACCATCGTAGCCATACATCATGTCTTACTTAGCTACATATACCCAGTGGCTATTTTCCCAACAGATGCCAGCATACTAAGAGTTCTACTCCACGCTGTAATCCTCATAATTGAAACCGCCGCAATTATATGGATCATTCATCAACTAAATTCATCTGTAGAAAATGCCGCTAAATCTGCTAAGGAAGCACAACAATCACAAAAACAGGCTGAATTACTCTCGAAGAAACAACAAGATAATCACGAGAGCGAAATTAGTCGTCAGGAAGAAGTGAAAAATGCAATTTTCCAATTTAAGGATAATATTCAAGAAGTCCTGAATACAGTAAGGCACACTACAAAAACTCTCGACGATACTGCTCACTCATTAAATAACATTGCGACCAGTACCTCCGAGGAAGTGCTTTCTGCAGACGAAACTACAAGTAAAGCCTTAAATAGTGTACAGGTCGTCGCCAGTGCAAGTGAAGAACTTTCATCTTCAATCAATGAAATTTCTTCTCAGATACAAACCACACAAGGAATTGTCAGCAAGGCTACATCAAATGCACAAACAGCCAATTCTAAAATTAATGGACTAGCCGAAACAGCTCAAAAAATAGGTGAAGTCATTAACTTGATAAGTGAAATAGCGGAACAAACAAACCTATTAGCTTTAAACGCCACCATTGAAGCGGCACGAGCTGGTGACGCCGGCAATGGTTTTGCAGTAGTTGCTCAGGAAGTTAAATCTCTTGCAACTCAAACTTCCCGTTCAGCAGAAGAAATTAGCCTTCAGATATCAGAAATACAAAGCGCAACAGCCGAAGCCGTTAATGCTATAAAAGAAATTACGGAAAATATGATTGAGGTAAATGAGTACACTTCATCAGTGTCGAACTCAATTGAGCAACAAAATATAGCAACAGAAGAAATATCACAAAGCATTCACTCAGCAGCACAAAACACTGAAGAAATTACAGAAAATATCAAGAATGTTTCTTCGTCAGTCACACAAACAAATCGTTCAGCTAAAGATGTTCTTTCATCTTCAGAAAAGACCAATGAGGAAACCAACGCATTAAATAAAACAATCGATGATTTTCTATCAAAAATTGAGGCAGCTTAA